A stretch of Methanocalculus natronophilus DNA encodes these proteins:
- a CDS encoding AAA family ATPase: MKTLVTMGRGGTGKTSFTALMAKYFIETEQTPILLVDLDPDQNLAEMVGVDLHAAGVKTIADLIADTFIRRGGTTTGVAPTERIESRIWEEGLYEGKSFDLLAVGTKWVEGCYCLPDSALKGALTKIVKNYRYVLIDSPAGLEHLNRRVTGQVDEIFDIIGPSHKSFEHVKRAYRIIREVKIQTDNFRIIGGYLFPKSAEDRARSELPHEYLGKIAEDPLLQEYVLAGESLLSIPRETPGYSSVQEILQKAGY; this comes from the coding sequence ATGAAGACACTGGTGACAATGGGACGGGGCGGTACTGGCAAAACAAGTTTTACCGCATTGATGGCCAAATATTTCATAGAGACTGAACAGACGCCAATTCTGCTGGTTGATCTGGATCCTGACCAGAACCTTGCCGAGATGGTGGGGGTTGACCTCCATGCAGCAGGTGTGAAGACAATTGCTGATCTTATTGCTGATACGTTCATCCGGAGAGGAGGAACAACCACAGGGGTTGCCCCGACTGAACGGATCGAGTCAAGAATCTGGGAAGAGGGCCTCTATGAGGGGAAATCATTTGACCTGCTGGCTGTCGGGACAAAGTGGGTGGAAGGGTGCTACTGCCTCCCGGACTCTGCCCTGAAGGGAGCACTCACAAAAATCGTGAAGAACTACCGGTATGTCCTGATCGACTCCCCAGCCGGTCTTGAACACTTAAACCGGAGAGTGACAGGGCAGGTTGATGAGATCTTTGATATTATCGGTCCGTCCCATAAATCCTTTGAGCATGTCAAACGGGCATACCGGATCATCAGGGAAGTGAAGATTCAGACAGATAATTTCCGAATCATCGGCGGATACCTCTTCCCCAAATCCGCAGAGGATCGGGCTCGATCTGAGCTTCCGCATGAGTATCTCGGAAAGATTGCAGAGGACCCGCTTCTCCAGGAGTATGTGCTTGCCGGTGAATCTCTCCTCTCAATTCCCCGGGAGACGCCCGGGTACAGTTCGGTACAAGAGATACTCCAAAAAGCCGGATACTGA
- a CDS encoding ASKHA domain-containing protein gives MRQEVTVIFHPLNRVAQVPVGTNLLSALRCAGIMIESICGGKGECGKCRVIIDSGDYTEQKLSHKSRLSPAERDAGYRLACEITIAGAMEVTIPVESRVEHAQILCGLFGECDCGGINPSVVRYPLEIRSDPVMPFQKPSIRLVGYTGPRPVIPVRIYETITGQETRMEAVITRTNGYPEILDLMEADEGKPLLGLALDLGTTTIACAIVDLETDIVLAEATTLNTQITYGEEVITRIGFTRKDGGLFVLQEAAVKSINAVIDSVTESAGVQREEVLEICIGGNTVMTHLVAGLDPAYLELADAAVFRTPIICKAAGLGIRIHPEAYCYCLPNVSRFVGGDAVGGVLISGLHCSFEISLFIDLGTNGEIIIGNRDWIASVSCASGPAFEGAGISSGMRAMRGAIERIRIDPGTGLAMIRVIGGTRPRGICGSGLIDLVTGMFQAGILDFKGKFTTHPRVRMSPGGAEYVVVGAEESATGRDIVITQDDMDYFMDSKAALSGGIGVLLKKYRLSVWDIREIHLAGAFGAFVDIGNTVAFGIIPSFPNAVIHPVGNTSLKGAYAALISVDKRREAERIAQMMVYIDLLVDTDFIEEYTAALFIPGREEFFPVIPGERRELELGEERNISKSR, from the coding sequence ATGAGGCAGGAAGTAACCGTCATCTTCCACCCATTGAACAGGGTCGCCCAGGTTCCTGTCGGAACGAACCTGCTTTCTGCCCTCCGGTGCGCAGGAATAATGATCGAGAGCATCTGCGGAGGGAAAGGCGAGTGTGGAAAATGCCGGGTGATCATCGATTCGGGTGACTACACTGAGCAGAAGCTCTCCCATAAGAGCCGTCTTTCACCTGCTGAGAGAGATGCCGGTTACCGGCTTGCCTGTGAGATCACCATTGCAGGAGCAATGGAAGTCACAATTCCTGTTGAGAGCCGGGTCGAACATGCCCAGATCCTCTGCGGGCTCTTTGGAGAATGTGACTGCGGCGGGATCAACCCTTCAGTTGTCAGGTATCCACTTGAGATCCGATCTGATCCCGTGATGCCGTTTCAAAAGCCTTCCATCCGGCTTGTGGGGTATACCGGACCACGGCCGGTGATTCCCGTACGCATATATGAAACAATCACCGGGCAGGAGACCCGGATGGAGGCAGTGATAACCAGAACAAACGGGTATCCGGAAATACTCGATCTTATGGAAGCTGATGAGGGAAAACCACTCCTTGGCCTTGCCCTTGATCTCGGAACGACGACCATTGCCTGTGCAATTGTTGACCTTGAGACAGACATTGTGCTTGCCGAAGCAACCACTTTGAATACCCAGATCACCTATGGAGAGGAGGTGATCACAAGGATTGGGTTTACACGAAAGGACGGTGGTCTTTTCGTTCTCCAGGAGGCAGCCGTAAAAAGCATCAATGCAGTCATTGACAGTGTGACGGAATCTGCCGGTGTGCAGAGAGAGGAGGTATTGGAGATCTGTATCGGCGGCAATACTGTCATGACACACCTGGTTGCCGGTCTTGATCCAGCCTATCTTGAGCTGGCAGATGCTGCTGTTTTCCGAACGCCGATCATCTGCAAAGCAGCCGGGCTCGGCATCAGGATACATCCTGAGGCATACTGCTACTGTCTCCCGAATGTGAGCCGGTTTGTTGGTGGCGACGCTGTTGGGGGAGTTCTCATCTCCGGCCTCCATTGCAGTTTTGAAATCTCGCTCTTCATAGATCTTGGAACAAACGGAGAGATCATCATCGGCAACAGGGACTGGATTGCATCGGTATCCTGTGCATCGGGACCGGCATTTGAAGGAGCGGGTATCAGTTCCGGGATGCGGGCGATGCGGGGGGCAATTGAACGGATCAGGATTGATCCAGGTACCGGCCTTGCGATGATCCGGGTGATCGGAGGTACACGCCCACGGGGCATCTGCGGGTCAGGACTGATCGATCTGGTTACCGGGATGTTTCAGGCGGGCATCCTGGATTTCAAGGGGAAATTTACCACCCATCCGCGTGTCCGCATGAGTCCCGGGGGAGCTGAATATGTTGTCGTCGGAGCAGAAGAGAGCGCAACCGGCAGGGATATCGTCATCACCCAGGATGATATGGACTACTTCATGGACTCAAAAGCTGCCCTCTCCGGCGGTATTGGTGTCCTGCTGAAGAAATATCGGCTGAGCGTATGGGACATCAGGGAGATCCATCTTGCCGGGGCGTTTGGAGCATTTGTTGATATCGGGAATACTGTTGCATTTGGGATCATACCCTCATTTCCGAATGCGGTGATCCACCCGGTTGGCAACACCTCGCTGAAAGGGGCATATGCAGCACTGATCTCTGTTGATAAACGAAGAGAGGCAGAACGTATTGCACAGATGATGGTCTACATTGATCTTCTGGTTGATACGGATTTTATCGAGGAGTACACAGCAGCACTCTTTATTCCAGGAAGAGAAGAGTTTTTTCCGGTTATACCCGGAGAGAGAAGAGAATTGGAATTGGGAGAAGAGAGAAATATTTCAAAAAGCAGGTGA
- the acsC gene encoding acetyl-CoA decarbonylase/synthase complex subunit gamma gives MVQKQKKKSIKEISPIDVYGLLPKTNCGECGEANCMAFATKLVNGEFTIPDCPPLLREEYADLLESLGELLAPPVRAVTIGRGEDAITIGGKHVLYRHDFTYHNQTPIAIDLADSMSEEEIVERIDAIVGFSYEYIGRELRLDAVAIRSVTDDPQSFQKAVQIAKQRTGKPFILCSQNPAVMEAGLREADDCRPLIFAANTLNWQEMAALALEYKAPLVVSAPGDPGQLRSLVKTLAAYGIDDLVLDPGTFPDEGFADTILNHTLLRKAACISRDELVGFPILGTPIAAWTGEEISPEVVQWKEAYMAAMLISRYADLLIMHSMEGWTLLPQLIWRFNIYTDPRKPVSVEPGVRTFGNPDTNSPLLITTNYALTYFTVEADIKSAHIDCHLIVVDTSGISVESAVAGRYLTSASMAEALEEFNAESLVDHRVLIIPGLAARLSGETEEASGWRVLVGPKDSSGLKRFIEERWPPKDE, from the coding sequence AATGGGGAGTTCACGATCCCCGACTGCCCGCCGCTTCTCAGGGAGGAGTATGCAGATCTTCTGGAGAGTCTTGGGGAGCTGCTAGCGCCTCCGGTCAGGGCGGTGACAATTGGAAGAGGTGAAGATGCGATTACGATCGGTGGAAAACATGTCCTCTACCGGCATGACTTCACCTACCACAACCAAACCCCAATCGCAATCGATCTGGCAGACAGCATGTCTGAGGAAGAGATTGTTGAGCGGATAGATGCAATTGTGGGTTTTTCCTACGAATATATCGGCCGCGAACTTCGCCTTGACGCAGTTGCGATACGATCCGTTACAGATGATCCACAAAGCTTCCAAAAGGCAGTTCAGATAGCAAAACAGAGAACAGGTAAGCCTTTCATCCTCTGTTCCCAAAACCCTGCGGTGATGGAGGCGGGCCTCCGTGAGGCAGATGACTGCCGGCCACTTATCTTTGCGGCAAACACCCTGAACTGGCAGGAGATGGCAGCACTTGCATTGGAGTACAAAGCACCGCTTGTGGTATCGGCCCCAGGCGATCCAGGACAGCTGAGATCGCTTGTAAAAACCCTTGCTGCATATGGTATCGATGATCTGGTGCTCGATCCCGGCACATTTCCGGATGAAGGGTTTGCCGATACAATCCTAAACCATACCCTGCTCAGGAAGGCTGCCTGCATCTCGCGGGACGAACTTGTAGGTTTTCCTATTCTTGGAACCCCGATTGCCGCATGGACCGGCGAGGAGATCTCGCCTGAAGTTGTACAGTGGAAAGAGGCCTATATGGCGGCGATGCTCATCTCCCGGTATGCTGACCTTCTGATCATGCACAGCATGGAAGGGTGGACACTGCTTCCTCAATTGATATGGCGGTTCAACATCTACACAGACCCAAGAAAACCAGTCTCTGTCGAACCAGGTGTCAGGACATTTGGCAATCCCGACACAAATTCGCCGCTCCTGATCACGACAAATTATGCACTCACCTATTTCACTGTAGAGGCGGACATCAAATCAGCACATATTGACTGCCACCTGATTGTTGTTGATACAAGCGGCATCAGTGTCGAGAGTGCTGTTGCGGGAAGGTATCTCACGTCCGCATCCATGGCCGAGGCTTTAGAGGAGTTCAATGCTGAAAGCCTCGTTGATCACCGTGTCCTGATCATCCCCGGCCTTGCAGCACGCCTCTCCGGAGAGACCGAGGAGGCAAGCGGGTGGCGGGTTCTGGTCGGGCCAAAAGACTCCTCCGGTCTGAAACGCTTCATTGAGGAACGCTGGCCACCAAAGGATGAATAA